One window of Chloroflexota bacterium genomic DNA carries:
- the kdpB gene encoding potassium-transporting ATPase subunit KdpB has translation MPSKKADAPNTIYRRAVVDSFVKLDPRGMVKNPVMFIVEVGSALTTILWAQALVGQGEAPVGFIGAISIWLWFTVLFANFSEALAEGRGKAQADALRRARRETQAKKLREPKRNAKIEIVASTALKQHDVVFVEPGDIIPADGEVIQGIASVDESAVTGESAPVIREAGGDRSAVTGGTRVLSDWLIVRVTANPGEGFLDRMIAMVEGAKRQKTPNEIALNILLAAFTIIFLGVCITLLAFSLYSVQSAGQGTPITITVLVALLVCLIPTTIGGLLSAIGIAGMDRLIRRNVIALSGRAVEAAGDVDVLLLDKTGTITLGNRQAVGFIPVAKITEHDLAEAAQLSSLADETPEGRSIVVLAKEKYGLRGRTVGVSDKAYDGMEFIPFTAQTRMSGVNFNGTEIRKGAPDTILAYIQKHNCPAPPDLKGTIEGIAKNGGTPLVVARNGNALGVIHLKDIVKGGIKERFAHLRKMGIKTVMITGDNPLTATAIAAEAGVDDFLAQATPETKLKLIREYQQGGRLIAMTGDGTNDAPALAQADVAVAMNTGTQPAREAANMIDLDSNPTKLIDIVEIGKQLLMTRGALTTFSIASDVAKYFAVIPAAFATTYPALNVLNILQLTTPESAIMSAVIFNALIIVALIPLALRGVPYRPVGAAQLLRDNLLIYGVGGVIAPFIGIKIIDLILVALHLV, from the coding sequence ATGCCTAGTAAAAAAGCGGACGCGCCCAACACCATTTACCGCCGCGCCGTCGTAGATTCGTTCGTCAAACTCGATCCGCGCGGGATGGTAAAAAATCCGGTCATGTTCATCGTCGAGGTTGGCAGTGCGCTGACGACGATCCTGTGGGCACAAGCTCTGGTCGGGCAAGGCGAAGCGCCGGTAGGTTTCATCGGCGCGATCTCAATCTGGCTTTGGTTCACCGTGCTCTTTGCGAATTTCTCCGAAGCGCTCGCCGAGGGACGCGGCAAGGCGCAAGCCGATGCGCTGCGCCGCGCGCGTCGCGAAACGCAAGCGAAAAAACTGCGCGAGCCGAAACGGAATGCCAAAATCGAAATCGTCGCTTCGACCGCGTTGAAACAACACGATGTCGTTTTCGTCGAACCGGGCGACATCATTCCCGCCGACGGCGAAGTGATCCAGGGCATCGCGTCGGTAGACGAAAGCGCGGTCACTGGCGAAAGCGCGCCGGTCATTCGCGAAGCCGGCGGCGACCGCAGCGCGGTCACCGGCGGCACGCGCGTCTTGTCCGATTGGCTCATCGTGCGCGTCACCGCGAATCCGGGGGAAGGATTCTTGGATCGCATGATCGCGATGGTCGAAGGCGCGAAGCGGCAAAAGACGCCAAACGAAATCGCGCTGAATATTTTGCTCGCGGCATTCACGATTATTTTTCTCGGCGTGTGCATCACGCTGCTGGCGTTCTCGCTCTACAGCGTTCAATCTGCCGGACAAGGCACACCGATCACCATCACGGTGCTCGTCGCGTTGCTCGTATGTTTGATTCCGACGACGATTGGCGGCTTGTTGTCCGCGATTGGTATCGCGGGCATGGATCGTCTCATTCGCCGCAACGTGATCGCGTTGTCGGGACGCGCGGTCGAAGCGGCGGGCGACGTGGACGTGCTTTTGCTCGACAAGACCGGCACGATCACGCTCGGTAATCGGCAAGCGGTGGGATTTATCCCGGTCGCCAAGATAACGGAACACGATCTGGCTGAGGCGGCGCAACTTTCTTCGTTGGCGGACGAGACGCCGGAAGGACGCAGTATCGTCGTCCTGGCGAAAGAAAAATACGGACTGCGCGGGCGCACCGTCGGTGTGAGCGACAAGGCGTACGATGGAATGGAATTCATTCCGTTCACCGCGCAGACGCGGATGAGCGGCGTGAATTTCAATGGGACTGAAATTCGCAAAGGCGCGCCGGATACGATTCTCGCCTACATTCAAAAACACAATTGTCCAGCGCCGCCGGATTTGAAAGGAACGATTGAAGGCATCGCCAAGAATGGTGGGACGCCGCTCGTCGTCGCGCGCAATGGCAACGCGCTCGGCGTGATTCATCTCAAGGACATTGTCAAAGGCGGCATCAAGGAACGCTTCGCGCATCTCCGCAAAATGGGCATCAAGACGGTAATGATCACCGGCGACAATCCGCTCACCGCGACTGCGATCGCGGCGGAAGCCGGCGTTGACGATTTTCTCGCGCAGGCAACGCCGGAAACGAAACTGAAATTGATCCGCGAATATCAGCAAGGCGGTCGTCTGATCGCGATGACCGGCGATGGGACGAACGATGCGCCCGCGCTCGCGCAAGCGGATGTCGCCGTGGCGATGAACACCGGCACGCAACCCGCGCGCGAAGCCGCGAACATGATTGATCTCGACAGCAATCCGACCAAGTTGATTGACATTGTGGAAATCGGAAAACAGTTGTTGATGACGCGCGGCGCGTTGACCACGTTCTCAATTGCCTCCGACGTTGCCAAGTACTTTGCTGTCATTCCAGCTGCCTTTGCAACAACTTACCCAGCTCTAAATGTGCTCAACATACTGCAGCTGACGACGCCGGAGAGCGCGATCATGTCGGCGGTCATCTTCAACGCGCTAATCATCGTCGCGCTGATTCCGCTGGCGTTACGCGGCGTGCCGTATCGTCCAGTCGGCGCGGCGCAACTCTTGCGCGACAATCTGTTGATCTATGGCGTCGGCGGCGTCATTGCACCGTTCATTGGGATCAAAATCATTGATTTGATTTTGGTCGCGCTGCATTTGGTGTAG
- the kdpC gene encoding potassium-transporting ATPase subunit KdpC translates to MVAQLKPAIMLLALMTIITGVIYPLIVTGIAQIVFPGQANGSLIVKDGRVAGSSLVGQSFDDPRYFWGRLSATSPLPYNAAASSGSNLGPTNPALVTAAQARRDALRAADPNNTAPIPVDLVTASGSGLDPHISVAAALYQVSRVARARGLSEAQPRALVVKFTEDRQFGILGEPRVNVLQLNLALDVVK, encoded by the coding sequence ATGGTAGCGCAATTGAAACCGGCGATTATGCTGCTTGCGCTGATGACGATCATCACTGGTGTGATCTATCCGTTGATCGTGACCGGCATCGCGCAAATTGTTTTCCCAGGTCAAGCGAATGGCAGTTTGATCGTCAAGGATGGACGCGTGGCTGGCTCGTCGCTCGTCGGTCAGTCCTTCGACGATCCAAGATATTTCTGGGGGCGTTTGTCCGCGACATCGCCGTTGCCCTACAACGCGGCGGCATCGTCCGGTTCCAATCTTGGACCGACGAACCCGGCGCTTGTGACGGCGGCGCAAGCGCGCAGGGACGCGTTGCGCGCAGCGGATCCCAATAACACCGCGCCCATCCCGGTGGATTTGGTCACTGCGTCCGGCAGTGGACTCGATCCGCACATCAGTGTCGCCGCCGCGCTGTACCAAGTTTCGCGCGTCGCGCGTGCGCGCGGATTGAGCGAGGCGCAGCCGCGCGCGCTCGTAGTCAAGTTTACCGAGGACCGTCAATTCGGAATCCTGGGTGAGCCGCGCGTGAATGTTCTTCAACTCAATTTGGCGTTGGATGTGGTAAAATAA